The stretch of DNA CAATTCATCGTGAATTTTACCTGCATTGTCATTTTCTCCTATCTTGATCTTTTCCTGTAGAATTATCTTACCTGTGTCTATCTCATGAGTAAGGAAAAAGGTGGTTACACCTGTTTCTTTATCCCCGTTTATTATAGACCAATTGATAGGCGCAGCACCGCGATATTGCGGTAGCAGCGAGCCATGAAGATTGAAAGTTCCCAATCGGGGCATATCCCATACCACCTCGGGCAACATGCGAAATGCAACTACTATCTGCAAATCCGCTTCCAACGCCTTTAGTTCACTGAGGAAATTTTCATCTTTCAGCTTTTCGGGTTGTAGTAAAGTTAGATTCTGTTCCAACGCATATTTCTTTACAGCAGAATACTGTATTTTGTATCCTCTGCCGCTTGGTTTGTCGGGCATGGTTATTACCCCGACTATATTATATTCGTTTTCAACGAGCTTTTTCAGACTTTCTACTGCAAAATCTGGTGTCCCCATGAAAACGATACGCAAATCTTTCTTATCCATTTATTTTTGATTGTTTAATGCAAATTTAAGGATAAAACGTTATTCTTAAAAGTGCAAAAGCGTAAAGATTGATAAATCAAACAATCTCTACGCTTCGTTTATTTTGATATAGATATTATCAGTATTGATTTTTTCTGTTATTCTTATCTATATTAAAAGGATCTTTCTTGAAAAACAATGCCTTAACAAGCCACATAACCAAAAAAGTAATACAAGCTATAGCGATTGTTGCCCCCGAACGCCATATAATGCCCCACTCGATGGGTTTAATTCCCCAAAGAGCCAAAACAGTCAAAGTAGCACCTGTAAGAATAATTACAGCCGACAGAATACCTATAAACAGTCTCATAAATACCTAATTATTTAAGTTTTACTCTAAAAAGCAAAGATATAAAACTCTAGCAGACTTTATGTATTTATAAATATTATTTAGGAAAAAGCAGTGTCATTCTTCCACAAAGTTCTCAGCTAATACCCCTCTGTATACATCCAAAATGTTAGATTTGGAGATAAATCCCAGATATACATCATTCTGGTCTACCACAGGTAAGTTCCAAGCCTTAGTTTCGTCAAAGCTCTTCATTATAGATTCCATAGTCATACCTACAACCACAATAGCCGGAGGTGATGTCATGAAGCGTGATACCTTGAAACGGTTGTATAATTCGGGGCGAAACATAATATTTCGGATATTATCCATAAGAACAATACCCAAGAATCTCTTTTGTTCATCTAAAACAGGAAAGACATTGCGAGATGATTGAGATATAACTCTCACCATATCGCCTAGGTACATATCAGGGCTCACTGTCTGAAAATTAGATTCTATTAGTTTCTCAATATTCATCAGTGTAAGTACGGCTTTATCCTTATGGTGAGTTATAAGCTCCCCTTTCTTTGCCAGACGCATCGAATAGATACTATGTGGCTCAAAAAACTTGATCACCACATAAGAACAGATAGAAACAATCATCAGAGGGAGTAGCAGTTCATATCCACCCGTCAGCTCTGCAATCAGGAATGTTCCCGTTAAAGGGGCATGCATTACACCTGCCATTACACCTGCCATTCCCATTAATGCGAAATTCTCTTCCGGCAATAACGGTGCAAAGCCTGTTAGTCGTGAGTGATTTATAGTAAAAGAAAATACAAATCCGGCAATACAACCCAAGAATAAGGATGGAGCAAATATCCCCCCTGTTCCTCCTGCACCGTTGGTTGCACTGGTCGCAAATACTTTCATCAGCAGAACTCCCGCAAGAAATAAGACGATAGTCCAACGGGTATCTTTAAATTCAAAGAAAACACTATTGTCCAACAACCCAGTGTAGTTCTTTGTTCCACTGATCAATGCCTCTATTGTATCATAACCTTCTCCGTAAAGAGGAGGCATCAAAAATATTAATATACTCAATATGCTTGCACCAAATGTAAACTTTTGCCAGTATGACATCTTGTGAAATATTCCTTCTGTCCACCCCATAGCACGGGTAAAATAGAGAGAAACCAATCCGCAAAAAATCCCCAGCAAAATAACATAAGGAATACGTTCGAGGGTAAAAGGCTCTGTATAGGCATAATTAAACATTGCCGAAGTCCCCATCGTCAGATATGAAATCGTAGCTGCCGTTACAGATGTTACCAACAACGGGAGTACAGTAAACGTTGTCAGGTCGAGCATCAATACTTCCACCACAAAAACCAATCCCGCAATAGGTGCTTTAAAGATACCCGCAATAGCACCCGCAGCACCACATCCGATCAGCAGCATCAGGTATTTCTGTTCTACCTTAAAGAAACGTCCCAGATTAGACCCGATAGCCGATCCCGTAAGTACAATAGGTGCTTCCGCTCCAACCGATCCCCCAAAACCAATTGTAATAGAACTGGCTACAATAGAGGTATATACATTATGGAGCTTTATAAAGCTTTTACGCTGAGATATAGCATACAATATTTTTGTAACACCATGGCTGATATCATCTCTCACGATGTAGCGAACAAACATTCCGGCGATTAAAATACCAACTATAGGATATATGAGGTACATATAGTTAGCGCCTTCTGTGAGGAAAGGAGAAGTAAGAAGATGTTGTATAAAGTGAATTGCACTTTTAAGGATAAAAGCTGCTAATGCTGTAAATATTCCGATCAGGAAACTTACGAACAAGACCATCTGTTTCTCTTTTACATTTTGGGTCTTCCAGACAAGGAATCTGTTATAAAGTTTTTTGCGTGACATTTAATTTTAGGATTGAACTCCAAAAGTATAAAAAATTGGGTACAGAAATAAATTATTTTCACTCTATAGTGTTAAAACTAAAGAGACCAAACCAAAGTGTTGGTTTAGTCTCTTTTATTTTTCAGCTAGTCAGACTAGTTATTATAAAACTTCCACGCCTGTATGAAGGCTGAATTATTTATCTTATTTCTTTTTTCCCTGATTAGCAACAGCATCCATCAGTTTTTTGATTTCTTCAGGATCACCAAGGAAATAATCTTTCACGAGGTTCAAATCATTGTCGAATTCAAAAACGTAAGGTACAGCTGTAGGTAGGTTCAAGCTTACGATATCTTCGTCCGAAATACCTTTCAGATATTTGATGATACCACGTAAGCTGTTTCCATGTGCTGCAACGATAATTTCATCGTGACACATCAATGATGGGTAGATAACTTCTTGCCAGTATGGAAGGATACGATCTACTGTTTCTTTCAATGCTTCTGTTTCAGGGATATATGCTTTAGGTACATCTGCGTAACGAGGATCTTGAGAAGCTGAACGAGGGTCTGTTGGCTCTAGTGCAGCAGGTGGAACATCGTAGCTACGTCTCCAAACAAGTACTTGTTCGTCACCGTATTTCTCAGCAGTCTCAGCTTTGTTCAAGCCTTGAAGCATACCGTAATGTTTTTCGTTCAAACGCCATGTTTTTTCAACAGGAATCCAATCCAAGTCCATTTGGTCAAGGATATTATTCAACGTTTTAACAGCTCTTTTCAGATAAGAAGTATAAGCTAATGTGAATTTGAAACCTTCTTCTTTCAATAGTTTTCCGGCTTTTATAGCTTCTTGTACTCCTTGCTCCGACAAGTCAACGTTTGTCCATCCTGTAAAGCGGTTCTCTTTGTTCCAAACGCTTTCTCCGTGGCGAATTAATACTACTTTTTTCATCTTTATTTACTGTTTTAATTATTATTTTCCAACTACGCAAAGTTAGTTAAATTATAGCGGAATAGCAAGTCGATCTTATCGAATAAATACCCATTCCTTATCATCCGAAAGCTGTGGTGCAAAAGTATATCCTTCTGTATCGAAACCCTTCAGGTGCTCTATGTCTTTCAGTTGATTTTGTATAATAAAGCGGGTCATCATACCTCGTGCTTTTTTTGCGTAAACTACTATTTGTTTATATCCTTTATCTGTTTGCTGTTTGAATATAGGGGTTATGATCTTATGTCCTTTAGGCAACAGCTTTTTATCTACAGCCTTGGCGTATTCTTTCGAAGCCAGATTGATAAGGACATTGTCGTCAGCTTTCATTTGTTTGGCTATGTACTTACTGATGGTGTCGGACCAAAATACATACAAATCTTTCCCTTTATCGTTCACTATCGGGATTTGCATTTCGAGACGATATGGTTTAATCAGATCTAGAGGACGGAGTACGCCATACAGCCCTG from Dysgonomonas mossii encodes:
- the fmt gene encoding methionyl-tRNA formyltransferase, yielding MDKKDLRIVFMGTPDFAVESLKKLVENEYNIVGVITMPDKPSGRGYKIQYSAVKKYALEQNLTLLQPEKLKDENFLSELKALEADLQIVVAFRMLPEVVWDMPRLGTFNLHGSLLPQYRGAAPINWSIINGDKETGVTTFFLTHEIDTGKIILQEKIKIGENDNAGKIHDELMVVGAGLVQKTVDMILEGSVDAVDQKQFFSDEKDLKHAPKIFKETCRIDWNKSAGEIHNLIRGMSPYPTAWTELLSEGKEPQMVKIYCSEIVPSANTVVPGIIQTDNKTYLHVACRNGLISVEEIQFAGKKAMKIDEVLRGYKIEEGAYFK
- a CDS encoding chloride channel protein codes for the protein MSRKKLYNRFLVWKTQNVKEKQMVLFVSFLIGIFTALAAFILKSAIHFIQHLLTSPFLTEGANYMYLIYPIVGILIAGMFVRYIVRDDISHGVTKILYAISQRKSFIKLHNVYTSIVASSITIGFGGSVGAEAPIVLTGSAIGSNLGRFFKVEQKYLMLLIGCGAAGAIAGIFKAPIAGLVFVVEVLMLDLTTFTVLPLLVTSVTAATISYLTMGTSAMFNYAYTEPFTLERIPYVILLGIFCGLVSLYFTRAMGWTEGIFHKMSYWQKFTFGASILSILIFLMPPLYGEGYDTIEALISGTKNYTGLLDNSVFFEFKDTRWTIVLFLAGVLLMKVFATSATNGAGGTGGIFAPSLFLGCIAGFVFSFTINHSRLTGFAPLLPEENFALMGMAGVMAGVMHAPLTGTFLIAELTGGYELLLPLMIVSICSYVVIKFFEPHSIYSMRLAKKGELITHHKDKAVLTLMNIEKLIESNFQTVSPDMYLGDMVRVISQSSRNVFPVLDEQKRFLGIVLMDNIRNIMFRPELYNRFKVSRFMTSPPAIVVVGMTMESIMKSFDETKAWNLPVVDQNDVYLGFISKSNILDVYRGVLAENFVEE
- the gpmA gene encoding 2,3-diphosphoglycerate-dependent phosphoglycerate mutase, with protein sequence MKKVVLIRHGESVWNKENRFTGWTNVDLSEQGVQEAIKAGKLLKEEGFKFTLAYTSYLKRAVKTLNNILDQMDLDWIPVEKTWRLNEKHYGMLQGLNKAETAEKYGDEQVLVWRRSYDVPPAALEPTDPRSASQDPRYADVPKAYIPETEALKETVDRILPYWQEVIYPSLMCHDEIIVAAHGNSLRGIIKYLKGISDEDIVSLNLPTAVPYVFEFDNDLNLVKDYFLGDPEEIKKLMDAVANQGKKK
- the yaaA gene encoding peroxide stress protein YaaA — translated: MIIIMSPAKLQDFEKPAPIKESTTPLYAKEAKGLYKSMEGITPGEIASLMSINPQLAHDVYQYIHAYPLSKTPQKQAAFAYNGIAYKGLDAQSFSAEDIDFAQKHLLHISGLYGVLRPLDLIKPYRLEMQIPIVNDKGKDLYVFWSDTISKYIAKQMKADDNVLINLASKEYAKAVDKKLLPKGHKIITPIFKQQTDKGYKQIVVYAKKARGMMTRFIIQNQLKDIEHLKGFDTEGYTFAPQLSDDKEWVFIR